Below is a window of Prionailurus viverrinus isolate Anna chromosome A1, UM_Priviv_1.0, whole genome shotgun sequence DNA.
GCTAAACCCCCTTCCATAGTTTACAAAGCCACGTGGCCCTAGCTTAACTCTCCAGACTCTTTTGTTACCAACTATGCTCCTTGCCCAAATCTCAagtagaaaaagggaaaaaaaaaagggggggggggttcatctAATAGGCTGTGTTCTCTTGCCTCCTGGCACTTGCAAAAGCTGTTCCCTCAGCCCAGAACACTTCTCTTCCATCAAGTGTTCATCCATATGTTCCTcctcaggaagccttccctgcccttccctaaACTGGGCTGGCAAGCACTCACCAGCAACTGGTTCTTCCTGCCCTTACATTCATCTTCCTATATCATGATGGCATTTCATGCCATTCTCCCCCACTGGACAACAAGCCCCTGAGGGCAAGGGCAACGTGTTACTTAACCATCACAGTCTTGGTCCCTAGCACAAAAGGGCCTGAGTAAATGATTGGTTAAAGTAATGGCAAGAACAAAGTCAACTTGGGAATTTCCATGGTTGTACCAACCCTTTTGTGACTTGATAATGTTGCTCAAAATTAGTATGATAGacaatattaacattaatatatttaaaaagctttgTGTTCCTATTGAAGGTTAATTGGAACTTGAAACCTGAAAAATACCAGTAGAAGAGTATGCTTGGTATGGGTGAACCTTATGTAGATCAGAGCACCTTTAAGATCCAGTGTGGTCCAACTGTCCAACTTGACAATAATGAACTTTAATCTTAGAGCATCATCGGTTAGACAGACTGGAATTGCAAACAGGGCTTCTcataagccttttttttaaatttttttaacatttattcatttttgagagacagagacagagcatgagtcggggagaggcagagagagggagacacagaatccaaagcaggctccaggctctgagctgtcagcaccgagcccaacacggggctcaaacccacgaacaatgacatcatgacctgagcagaagatgGACACTAaatgaactgagccacctaggcaccccaagcctTTTCAAGTAATAAAGCCAAACACCTTATATTTAGGAAACAGTATACAAAACAGCAACAATCCccacaaaataaaagttatattaaCGAAAAAGCATCTGTTTAAAGTTCAAGTTTCAACCAACATTAAGTGCTTTGTATTGTGATGGACAGCAGATGAAGAGAGATTACTCCATGTTCAGTCTGACCAAGGACAGTTAACTAGCTGGTAAAGGACTGACTAGCTGCCACGCTCTCAGTCCTTTGCTCACTCCACCACAAGAGATCCTTTCCCAAAGTTTCTGAGTTTATTGTGGAGTATGAAAACCACTCAATCATGCTCTGCTTTTCACATGGCCCTGCTATATCTGAGGATGCTAGATCCAATACTCTTCCTTAAAGCCATGTGTCCTAGTAGCcctattttatgttcttttaaaagtctttttaggagcacctggggggctcagttggttaagtgtccaacttcggctcaggtcaagatctcgcagttcatgggtttgagctcatcatcggcctctgtgctgacagttcacagtctggagcctgcttcagattctgtgtcttcctctctctctgcccctccccaacttgtgctttctcaaaaacaaacattttaaaaattaagaaagaaaattaaaaaattaaattaaaaaaatgtctctaaTTCGAGTCAGACTtattcaattatatttaaaagataaaagttttaatcataggtttaattttttttttttaatatttgtttatatttgagacagacagagcttgagcagggggaggatcagagagagcgagagagagaaaagcagaatacaaagcaggctccaggttctgagctgtcagcacagagcccaacacagggctcaaacccaaaggctgtgagatcacaacctgagccaaagccagatgcttaactgactgagccacccaggcacccctaaaaggtaaaagttttaaattcagcATCAGTGTCTATATGTGTTCCTGGTATTTCATGCCTATCTTGCCACTTCCTGGTTTGCTTCCTAATAATGAAGACAATAAAGTACATGCTGAGAGGTGTATGTTTCAGGGAAAAGTGGCAGCttctaaaataaattgttaaaacaAACCGAAGGGTTTTAAGGTACCTTTTTCAATCCAATAAACTATTATCAGATTACAGACCTTTGTTAAACACTCCCACTAGTTTTCAGTTTCAAGCAAATTGCATAGGATACCAGCAATGATGGAAAAGAAAGGTTCAAATTTTAACTTGACTATGTAGGTTACAGACCTCTCAGGAGAAAGACTTCCTATATAGGTTGGTATTAAGCAAGGATCAATTTAATTGCCTACATGGACCAAGCAAGTAAAGTGatcagagaagagacagaagcaACACTTGAGTTCTCCTTTCAGGCCATCTCGCAAAGGGTCTGTAGGACAGAAAGCCCACACTCCACCTGCAAGGTAGCCTACACTCAGCTGCCAGTCTCAGTATTGGAAACAAGGGCCAACTATTACCAAATCTGCTTTTCCAAGAGAAGCTCCAAAACCAGAAGGTATGTgaaattttggaattttaaatgggggcaacatttgggttttttttggggggggggggggatcatccCTCtcatccccccaaaaagaaaatccatgagCAACTGTTTGTAATCTAATATTTTGATTCCAATCACAgatttggaatcaaagtaataacTCTTCATGTCTCTAGCCTATCAATGAACTTCTGAGCTTCACTGTCCTCAACTGAAAAATAGGGTCATAAACACAATAATGCTTATTATAAacacttcaaccaggtcacaatATAGTGTAAACAACTAAACGGAGTTTCCTACAGGTGAAGAGTGGATATTACCATCTGTAAATTATCTGCTGCAATCTTTAAAGCACCTAATTGAAGATCTCAGAAGATTTAGAGCCTTTCAAATTCTGATTACTGAATACTGAGATTTAAAGTCATTAGAAACCAAACAGAACCAGCAATAAAGAATGCTTAGCAACAGATATTTAACGAGCTGGAAGTGGCTCTTCTAATTAAGAGATCTAATAACTGTCACTAGTTAATAGCCACAGAAAGGCAATAAAGTACACATTTAGGGATGTATGTTTCAAGGAAAACAGCTTCTGAAGGGAAGCAGCTGCTAAATTCAcgattaaaacaaaccaaaaggtTTTAAGGTAAGCTTTTCAAGTCAGATACACTTCCGTTGTCCGATGACAGACCCTTATCAGATAACACTTCCACTAATTTTCATACTGTTTTAAGTAAATTCCACAGAAAACCAACTACAATATTAGGAAGAGTCtattaaagaatttctttattaATACAAAACATACAAACTATTAAGTgctaagaaatttaaatatctaaGTCATAGCAAACAGGTGGCAATTCAACATCCAGGGTCGACAGAACGCTTGGAGACTGCAACAGATCTAGAAAACAGGAATTTCTTATTCAATATCTGCAAACCCTTAGGTCATCGTCCATCTCAACATAGACATTAgttgtcaattttatcttcttattttcCCCTTTGCATATTGaatccctaccccaccccagttAGACATTGCacgcatgcatacatacacatactctCACACCCACACACTGCTTTGAATGTGGCTAAGATCCCAGAATTAATCTTCATTAGGAAATGAATCTTAGACATGCCTGAAACTATTGTTTTTAAGGACCCACACAAGAGCCAACAATATCACTAACTTATAAAATGGAATACGCTATCCCAtcagaacaaatagaaaacatactGATGGTTTTTAATCACTAGTTTGAACCAAGGCCTCAAACCTTGGCCGTAAGGTTTTGTCATTCTATGCTACTGTGCTCAGGGGTCTTGGTTCTAGATTAGCTTTAGATATAACTTGGAATTCTCATTCCAAGCAAGTTTGTTATACTTCAAGTTATAACCTAAGAAGCCATAGGCTAAACTTAatcttgttttctgtatctaagaCTGTCTACATTCCAGAATGACTTAATTTTGGCTGGGCATTTGAAACTGAAAACAGTACCAATTGAGAGTTTTCATTACTCTGAAACCCTATCCCTGAAGTTTGAAAGACAGAAATTACCTGTAGGGTAACCTTCCATACAACTCTGCCCCCCACGATAATGAAAGTATTATGACACAGGTAATTTGCAGCTCTTCTAGAAGGACACTTGTTCACTTACTAGACTCCCATGGTTGAGAGGGCATCTTCAGAGGTGAAGGGGGGCCCAGGTGTAACAGCTTTTCAAGTTCCCTCTCCTCATCAAGGATCATGAGAGGCACTCCATTCAAGGGGAGGTGTGCAATCTGGTGCTCTTCAGGCAGGTCAAAACTCTCAAAATCTGCCACAAAGACAAAGCACTTTatcagagcagtggttctcagggTGGTCAGTGGACCCCTGGGGATCTGAGACCCTTTCAGTGGGTCCATGAGGTCAAAATATGTTGTTAATAACATTAACACATTCTTCCACTGTGCTGACATTTGCAATGATGGTACAAAAGCAGTAATGGATGGAATTGCTTGCTGTGCCTTAGCACAAATCAAGGCAGCGGCAATAAACTGTATTTTGTAGTCCTTATATTCCTCAATTCCACTGGCTTGCAGTAAAAAATGCCAGCTTCACATATCACTTTACCACATGCAgtaaaaagtattaattttatCAGCTCTCGACCCTTAAGAACATGTCTTTTTAGTATTCTGTATGATGAAATGAGAAATACTCCATAAAGCACTTCTGCTGCATACTCAAGTACCACGGTGAGctcaaagaaaaaagatttgtGCCATTATTTGGTTTTCAAGCTAAACTAGAGGCCTTTATCCTGAAACACTGTTTAGTTGAAATAACAATGGAAAGACCAACTGTAGTTGCTTAGACTTGGGTATTTGTAGCACATTTCCTTAGAGGAATAAAGAAGTCCATCACCTCAAGGAAAACAGTATCTGTTGCCAACGACAAAATACacaatttcaaggaaaaaaaaaaaaaaaaacactagaattttgaaaaacttatCTGTAATCATTAGCTTGACAACTTCCTAATATTACACTTTTCCAATGAGATCAGTGGTGACATTAATGAGTGCATATTTGACATTGCATAATGAAACACTTCAACATTTGGATGATCTACATTTCCCCGTGAATCATCATTTCTACATGATCAATGCGTGAttaaatgtatcttttatttttgcatttaaatgcAGAACAGCCCAATGGATTTTATTTTCGGAGTACAAAATGTTCACTGACAGGGTTTCAGATTACACATTTCAACCATACATTCAGAAATTGCCACTTGTTAGGTGTTAGTGTTATAGGAAAGAACTCTCCACACTTATCtaaaaagactattaaaatgCTCCTCCCTGTCCTAACTACATATCTTCAGGAAGccaaatttttttccatgtacttcaaccaaaacaagAGATGCAATGGATTGAATGCAGACTTACAATACAGGTGTTTTATGTTAAGCTAAATTAAccaagttttcaaaaatataaaaccaaaaaaaaatatatgtatacacacacacacacacatatacatatatataaaaccatgtcattcttctagatgttttagaagtgtttaaaaaaaagttacataatggggtttttttttgagggtttggttttttttaatcagtgttaATTCCCAATACAGGATATTTAAACAACACACAAAAGGTCTTTGGGGTCTTCACTAACTTTTAAGAGTGGccacagatgttaaaaaaaaaaaaaaaaaaaaaaaaaaatcgagaaCCATTGTGTTAAGTAACACTCTTTATAATCCAAGTGTCTTACTTCTtagaattatttcaaaaagatGTTTCttagggcatctggctggctcagttggtagagcatgcaattcttgatctcagggtcatgagtacGACCCCTACGTTGGGCATGGagatcaaaaaaattaattttaaagtaattttgaaagaggggagagagagagagaaagcacacacgagtgagggagggccagagggagagggagggacagaatcccaagccaatTCCATGCTGGACTGACCATggaggctcaatcccaggacagaccatgagatcataacccaaggcaaaaatcaagagtcagattcttaaccaactgagccacccaggtgcccctaaaaaattttaattaaaaaaatacaatagatttttCTTGACAGTAactaaactagaatttaaatattgagtctttccttttttcaagGGGGTTAGCATTTCctcaaaagaacaaagatgggGGAGAACCATTATTTTCTCTAGTCTGaaacactcaggtatcacctcacgccagtcagagtggccaaaatgaacaaatcaggagactatagatgctggagaggatgtggagaaacgggaaccctcttgcactgttggtgggaatgcaaattggtgcagccgctctggaaagcagtgtggaggttcctcagaaaattaaaaatagacctaccctatgacccagcaatagcactgctaggaatttatccaagggatacaggagcactgatgcataggggcacttgtaccccaatgttcatagcagcactctcaacaatagccaaattatggaaagagcctaaatgtccatcaactgatgaatggataaagaaattgtggtttatatacacaatggaatattacgtggcaatgagaaaaaatgaaatatggcctttcgtagcaacgtggatggaactggagagtgtgatgctaagtgaaataagccatacagagaaagacagataccatatggtttcactcttatgtggatcctgagaaacttcacaggaacccatgggggaggggaaggaaaaaaaaaaaaaaaaaaaaagaggttagaatgggagagagccaaagcataagagacttaaaaactgagaacaaactgagggttgatggggggtgggagggaggagagggtgggtgatgggtattgaggagggcaccttttgggatgagcactgggtgttgtatggaaaccaatttgtcaataaatttcataaaaaaataaaaaaataaaaaaaaaaaaattaaaaaaaataaaaaaataaaaaaataaagcctaaataCTAGGAATTACCCTACACTTTCCAAGCCTGCTAAAACCCAGAAGTTAAAAAGGAACTGCGGGATGGTGACTACTTAATCTGAAACCAATGAATTataaaggaaaccataaacaGACAAAAGACTCCAGAAGAAAAAGTCTGCAACCTAATAAAGCTAATCTCCTTTATCCACAAAAGCTGCTGAAAAAGTCAttatcaaaggaaaacaaagatacaaacaggaagttaaaaaaaactatagaaggcCAATGATCAAATATGCTCACTACATGGACATGCACCCCAAtttaaaaccatgagatacccGCTGCCTTTTTGATAAGGTTAagagtttttaaacatttgcCGTTAGAGACTGTAGGGGAAGCAGGCATCCTCATCCACTGCAGGTGGGTTCAGTAATTTATGCTATTTTGGGGGGCAACTTAGTAGCTCTTTCCTCAAACACAGCATATTGTAGTCATCCTTCTTGATCAATATGCATAAATCTACCTCACCGTTTTCTTTAATGGCTGAATTGTAATCATTAGCATGGAAGCACTACATTGTATCAAAACTTAATCACCTCCCCTTTGAGATGACTCAGCAATCCTTCAAGTCCACTCTCCAGCTATCCTCACAAACTCACAGTACAATTTCGAGGACACTAACTGCAGAATTGTATTATATAAAAGCCAGGGACAAGCTGGATGTGTACAGGATGACTAAATGCCTTTGGATGAAAGGCCGAAAGTTCCAGTTCAGAAATGCAGAAGGCTCTGTGTGACCTTCCCGAGTTTCATCCGTattgtccttctctctgccttcatttCCCAGAACCCCTCCAGTCCTCAGCTCTGCCTCAGGATCTCTGCACACACTTCTGTGCTGTGTtcttgccctgcccctccccttcttcaccTGGCTATCCCCAGATAGCCTTTAAAACTCAACTTCTGTCACTTCCTAAAAGAAACCTTCCCCACTCTTCCAGGTGAGGTTCAGTTCCCCCTAAGGGACCAGTTTTTCTCCTTGCTCACTTACAGTGAGAGGATTCGTTTGGGGTTTCCCTCCCAATCATGGGCTCCCTCAGGGTGGGACCTGTCTTTGTTAACCACTGCACCCAAAGCCTGGATACAGTAGCCTCTCCTCAAATGGGAAAAGCTTGAAAAGGTGGTTCTGTAACAGAAAATACTTGATTCACATAAGCAGGTTGAAGGAGTAGAAACACATTTTCACAGACTATGTGGATTTTTTCAGACATTGTTCAACTCGACATAAAACCCACTTTCAAAAACCCTTGCCAGGAATAATGTCCACTTTACAGTTGTTCACTATTAGTGAACACATCTTATCTCCCTTATGTGGGAAGTTTTTGAGGTAGGGAACAATGTTCTCCACACCTTCGCACCAATTCCCCTTCAGACCTCAGAGGTTCCTTACAAAGAAATCCACCACCAAATACATTTGTGCAAAGACCAGATTCAGAGAGTCTTATTACAATTTGGGGTCAGAGGTCTATTCATAACAAATTAGAGCTGAACAGGATTCTAAGAGAAACTCAAGACTAAAGCATTTttgtaatacaaaaaaaatatatatatatattacctaaAGGATTGAAGGgaatgaatttttctatttcaggatAGGTGTCATCCGAGGCTGGAACAGTGTTTTTTGCTTTGACAGTCTTCTCAGTTACCTAAAACCACCCAAGAAAATATGAATGAGAGTGGAAACTTTGTCAATAGATTAGTACAAGAGATCATAAGTCTTCCAGACATGTGACTGCTTCACCACTTTCACACGGACTTCTAAGCAACTGTAATCCTTAGTTCTCATTAATTACATACAAATACAATTCAGCAAGCAATTCTAGTAGCACGGCTAAAGAGTTTAGTCTGTTATTTAAGTATCAGCAACCCTCAGCCTAAGTTACCAAGAATACAGAGTTAATTCAGAGCTAATCAACTCGATCACTCAACCTGACACAGAAAATGGGCAGGAGTCACCCAAATAGAAACTAATCCTAGAAGCCATTTTTAGCTTTTGGAAGTGTGCTTTCCATTTGTGTTTCCATCAGTGTCACCTGATTTATTTGCTTAGTTAATATTAAGTTGAAATACACACTGGGTAAGAGCCAACAAAAGACAGTCAAGGACTTTAGTAGTCTGTATAATTCTCTAGCCTAAATTGGGCAGGTAGGCAGTCTACAATAGGCCAAAGCAGAAACCTACGTATTATTGATTTAATCTTACATCGTATGTGtatactaaatattttctttaatttatttagagacaggaggaaggaggggtagagagaaccatgctgccagcgtagagcccaatgaggggcttgaacccaagaagccccgagatcatgactggagccaaaaccaagagtcagatgcttaaccgactgagccacccaggcaccccctaaaggAAATCTCTAAAGTAGGGTTTCCCACACTTCAGTGCTACGTCacattctcattatttttgtCATAGCCTTGCAATACTTGAATTTAACATTTCTTACTcaacttagtttttaaaaaagacatcttggcggcgcctgggtggctcagtcggttaagcatcatctgactcttgatttcggctcaggtcatgatctcatggtttgtgggtgcaagccccacatcaggctgtcttggcagcacagagcctgcttgggattctctgtttccctctcactATGTgccactccccttctctctctctctcaaaaataaacatttaaaaaaaataaaaataaaaaacatatctTGTCCTAAACCACATTACAAGTTTTATTTTGATCTAAATTATTAGTGTTCCTCCTAATATACATTAAGACAATTATTCAAATAAAGTGTTAATCTACATGCTGAAGTCATCCTTCACCGCAAAGTCTTCTTAGTCTGGGATGCACTGACCTGctactcatgcacacacacaaaggtcAACATGTTTGCAAAGTAGAGTACCTGGTGCTCACTCTAGGAGACTGGGAGGAGGGTGGCAGCACATGAGCTATtatattagctatgtgacctctTGCAAAGTACCCTCCCTCTCAGTACTTTCTGTATCTGTAAGCAGATACCACCAACCAATCTGCTTCAACGCTAGTTAAGAGCAGGTGAGGCAACAACATTCACCAGCTGCTTGTGAGACTTCTAATCTTGAGGCACAGTGGAAGTCCACAAAGAGAACAGGATTCCCTCCTGCTAATCGGAGTTTGGTAGCCTATATTTCCTTCTACTCACAAGAAAGGTAGGGTGCCTATAGTCATTTTAAGAGTCAAAGTGCTAAAGTGTTTAGACAACCAGTT
It encodes the following:
- the PTTG1 gene encoding securin isoform X2, with protein sequence MATLIFVDKENGEPGTRVAPKDGQKLRSKPLKTLDGRSQVSTPRVGKMFDAQATLPKVTRKALGTVNRATENSVKNNGPLKQKQPNFSAKKVTEKTVKAKNTVPASDDTYPEIEKFIPFNPLDFESFDLPEEHQIAHLPLNGVPLMILDEERELEKLLHLGPPSPLKMPSQPWESNLLQSPSVLSTLDVELPPVCYDLDI
- the PTTG1 gene encoding securin isoform X1; the protein is MATLIFVDKENGEPGTRVAPKDGQKLRSKPPVKTLDGRSQVSTPRVGKMFDAQATLPKVTRKALGTVNRATENSVKNNGPLKQKQPNFSAKKVTEKTVKAKNTVPASDDTYPEIEKFIPFNPLDFESFDLPEEHQIAHLPLNGVPLMILDEERELEKLLHLGPPSPLKMPSQPWESNLLQSPSVLSTLDVELPPVCYDLDI
- the PTTG1 gene encoding securin isoform X3, giving the protein MENRAPVWLPRTGRSCGLSLTFSSAVKTLDGRSQVSTPRVGKMFDAQATLPKVTRKALGTVNRATENSVKNNGPLKQKQPNFSAKKVTEKTVKAKNTVPASDDTYPEIEKFIPFNPLDFESFDLPEEHQIAHLPLNGVPLMILDEERELEKLLHLGPPSPLKMPSQPWESNLLQSPSVLSTLDVELPPVCYDLDI